One window of Dysgonomonas mossii genomic DNA carries:
- a CDS encoding PA14 domain-containing protein, translating into MRKYTLILVTLFCAITLFAQKNNIQLKFNKDGYFKIAQFTDLHWSNNSPNCSKTVDVIKHVLATEKPDIAILTGDVVTDMPAKEGWKSIGKIFEEAKTPWAVTLGNHDEEAGLTRDEVFDLIANYPYFIGEKGPELSGSGNYPLEVKSSKGAKTAAVLYCIDSHNKPSAHKYGHYDWIHFDQIDWYRKTRDKYTAQNGGTPLPALAFFHIPILEYNNVVGKEKTIGNKEEEVASPEINSGMFCSMVEKKDVMGVFVGHDHNNDYIGIDQGIALAFGRTTGVDAYGKLERGGRIIKMYEGKNQFDTWIRTPKGIEFEYYYPSGLSSADEQATEYLPAKNIQVKQQGVKYKYYEADFKLTHTDMIASAKLVKEGTMNNFSIASATAKDSMAFVFKTYIKIPEKGVYQFYTFSDDGSKLFIDGQTVVDNDGSHSLKRAEGKIALEAGYHELKLLYFENYMGEFLEVGLSSRSIREDIIPDNMLYIAK; encoded by the coding sequence ATGAGAAAATATACACTAATACTCGTAACTCTCTTTTGCGCAATTACGTTATTCGCACAAAAGAATAACATACAACTGAAATTCAATAAGGACGGTTATTTCAAGATTGCCCAATTTACAGACCTGCATTGGAGCAACAACTCTCCTAATTGCAGCAAGACTGTTGATGTGATCAAACATGTTTTGGCAACCGAAAAGCCGGATATCGCTATCCTTACGGGTGACGTAGTAACCGATATGCCTGCCAAAGAAGGATGGAAATCTATTGGCAAAATATTTGAAGAGGCTAAAACACCTTGGGCTGTCACCTTGGGAAATCACGATGAAGAAGCAGGGCTTACCCGTGATGAGGTGTTTGATCTTATCGCAAACTACCCTTACTTTATCGGAGAAAAAGGGCCGGAGCTATCGGGATCGGGAAACTATCCGTTAGAAGTTAAGTCGTCGAAAGGAGCTAAGACTGCGGCTGTATTGTATTGCATCGACTCGCACAACAAACCATCTGCACACAAGTACGGTCATTACGACTGGATACACTTCGATCAGATAGACTGGTACAGAAAAACCAGGGATAAATATACCGCACAAAACGGCGGAACACCGCTTCCTGCTCTTGCATTCTTCCATATTCCTATACTGGAGTATAACAACGTCGTTGGAAAAGAAAAGACCATCGGCAATAAAGAAGAAGAGGTTGCCTCTCCCGAAATAAATTCAGGAATGTTTTGCTCGATGGTAGAGAAGAAAGACGTAATGGGAGTGTTTGTAGGGCACGACCACAATAACGATTATATAGGTATCGATCAGGGAATAGCTCTCGCATTCGGACGGACAACAGGAGTAGACGCTTACGGTAAATTAGAGAGAGGCGGACGCATTATCAAAATGTATGAAGGAAAAAATCAGTTCGACACATGGATACGTACCCCGAAAGGTATCGAGTTTGAATATTATTATCCTTCAGGCCTGTCTTCTGCCGACGAACAAGCAACGGAGTATTTGCCTGCAAAAAACATTCAGGTAAAACAACAAGGAGTAAAGTACAAGTACTACGAAGCCGATTTTAAACTTACCCATACAGATATGATCGCTTCTGCCAAACTTGTAAAAGAAGGTACGATGAACAATTTTTCGATAGCCTCTGCTACAGCTAAAGATTCTATGGCATTTGTATTCAAAACATATATCAAAATACCCGAAAAGGGCGTTTATCAATTTTATACTTTCTCCGACGATGGTTCGAAGTTATTCATTGACGGCCAAACCGTTGTTGACAACGATGGCTCTCACAGCCTGAAACGTGCCGAAGGAAAGATTGCTCTCGAAGCCGGATATCACGAATTGAAGTTATTGTATTTCGAAAACTATATGGGAGAATTCCTCGAAGTAGGTCTTTCGAGCCGCAGTATCAGAGAAGATATTATTCCTGATAATATGTTGTATATTGCAAAATAG
- a CDS encoding alkaline phosphatase, which yields MRHILNKMYLLVLLTGLISISINAQQRILIHSHNDYEQRVPFYQAYAQQVASIEADIYTTGKANELKVAHDLKDVANAPTIDEAYITPLVHLFKQNGGRPWKNSDKTLILLVDLKTPANPTLDILVSKLKAYPQVFDATVNPYAVKVVISGNRPDEKDYSKYPSFISFDGYKTDYTPEQLKRIAMISLSFADYSVWNGKGSIKKAELEKVVKVINEVHALGKPIRFWGTPDGVTAWNTFHNLGIDYINTDRPEACADYFSHFDNKNYQIGKNEDITDDVARAKRLDRTTVGFQGFNNKLLQLSKGINVYTPTYKNDGSNKPIKNIIFLIGDGTGLAQLQAGATVNNANYKNGNGLTIFNMKYVGLQNTSAKDSYTTDSAAGGSALATGELHNNRHISMSEDGVAYPSMADVMHAAGYACGVVTLGNVADATPAAFYGHSVERDNSDEITSYLLDGKLTLLNGAGMSVFTRRNDGKDILSELKKQYRISTSIDDINTDNKKVICIDERMDLAASEETLTMLADATNQAIKKLSTTNDKGFFLMVEGAKIDYAGHANSFPGSVMETLSFDLAVKAALEFADSNGETLVVVTGDHETGGLTLVDGNVANGHLTARYMTDDHTPLMLPVFSYGPGSSEFIGVYKNTQIFHKMKKLLGL from the coding sequence ATGAGACATATTTTAAACAAAATGTATTTATTAGTCTTGTTGACAGGGTTGATAAGTATATCTATCAATGCACAACAACGGATACTCATTCACTCTCATAACGATTACGAGCAAAGAGTTCCGTTCTATCAGGCTTATGCACAGCAAGTAGCATCTATAGAGGCTGATATTTACACAACAGGGAAAGCCAATGAGTTGAAGGTGGCACACGACCTGAAGGACGTCGCCAATGCCCCGACTATAGACGAGGCATACATCACCCCATTGGTCCATCTATTTAAACAAAATGGAGGAAGACCTTGGAAAAACTCAGATAAAACGCTTATTCTTTTGGTAGATCTGAAAACTCCGGCAAATCCGACTTTGGATATATTAGTATCCAAACTGAAAGCCTATCCTCAGGTTTTCGACGCTACGGTTAACCCTTATGCCGTAAAGGTTGTTATATCGGGGAATCGTCCTGATGAGAAAGATTATTCTAAATATCCGTCATTTATTTCATTCGATGGATATAAAACAGACTATACACCCGAACAGCTGAAAAGAATAGCAATGATAAGCCTTTCTTTTGCCGACTATTCGGTATGGAACGGTAAAGGATCTATTAAAAAAGCCGAGTTGGAAAAAGTCGTAAAAGTAATCAATGAAGTACACGCATTGGGCAAGCCTATCCGTTTTTGGGGAACTCCCGATGGCGTTACCGCATGGAATACGTTCCACAATCTAGGCATAGATTACATTAATACCGACCGCCCTGAAGCGTGTGCGGATTATTTCTCGCATTTCGACAATAAGAACTACCAAATAGGGAAGAATGAAGATATAACCGATGATGTAGCACGTGCCAAAAGGCTGGATAGAACAACAGTCGGATTTCAAGGATTTAACAACAAGCTTCTGCAACTATCGAAAGGTATCAACGTATATACCCCTACTTACAAGAATGATGGAAGCAACAAGCCTATCAAGAACATCATATTCCTTATTGGTGACGGTACAGGACTTGCTCAACTACAGGCAGGAGCTACAGTAAATAATGCCAATTACAAAAACGGAAACGGGCTTACAATTTTCAACATGAAATATGTAGGATTGCAAAACACCAGTGCCAAAGATTCCTATACAACCGATTCTGCCGCAGGAGGCAGCGCATTAGCAACAGGCGAACTCCACAACAACCGCCATATCAGCATGAGTGAAGATGGAGTAGCATACCCATCGATGGCAGATGTAATGCATGCTGCGGGATATGCCTGCGGGGTTGTAACACTGGGTAATGTTGCCGATGCTACCCCTGCCGCTTTTTACGGACACTCGGTAGAAAGAGATAACTCTGACGAGATAACTTCGTATTTGCTCGATGGAAAACTAACCCTTCTGAACGGTGCGGGAATGTCTGTTTTCACACGTCGGAACGATGGCAAGGATATTTTGAGTGAATTGAAAAAACAGTATAGAATCAGTACATCTATTGACGACATCAATACTGATAACAAGAAGGTTATTTGTATTGACGAACGAATGGATCTGGCTGCATCGGAAGAAACGCTGACAATGCTTGCCGACGCCACAAATCAGGCTATAAAAAAACTATCGACAACAAATGACAAAGGGTTTTTCCTGATGGTAGAAGGTGCAAAAATAGATTATGCCGGACATGCCAATTCTTTTCCGGGTTCTGTAATGGAAACATTAAGCTTCGACTTGGCGGTAAAAGCAGCCCTTGAGTTTGCAGATAGTAATGGAGAAACATTGGTTGTAGTAACAGGCGACCACGAAACAGGAGGCCTTACACTGGTGGACGGAAATGTTGCGAACGGACATCTCACAGCACGCTATATGACCGACGACCACACTCCGCTTATGCTGCCTGTCTTTTCTTACGGGCCGGGCTCGTCCGAATTCATAGGAGTGTATAAGAATACTCAGATTTTTCATAAAATGAAAAAATTATTAGGATTGTAA